The proteins below are encoded in one region of Fibrella aestuarina BUZ 2:
- the dacB gene encoding D-alanyl-D-alanine carboxypeptidase/D-alanyl-D-alanine endopeptidase yields MRRSSTLIRLLPVLLGLLSSYFLHADAVTLLAGRAPQLANSAVYTLPPPDSAALQRLRDWAESLQRGPLVQNGTVALSVRRISDGLCVFGQNEFRSLPTASTLKLVSTGTALATLGSTFTYSTFLEYDGTLKDSVLTGNLYLRGTGDPSLASGRFTGYPAWVAFLRDVSNRVRQAGIRRIDGAIIGDASFFDGQPIPDTWPFGDLGNYYGAGLFGLNFNENLYRVVFKPGTTVDAPAPVLRTDPALPYLSLNNRVSTGPAGSGDEVDIYGVPFQNTATLEGTVPPNLSGAVPEFAVKGAMPDPAYFVAYALTEQLRRDSIRVSGTPTSYRLGTLPAELLAANTAAQPVSTPVAYTPGPFVSATGSTSATTASRTEVYRYTSPPLSDLVRETNFQSINLYAEALLRSAARQIKQRPTTWPESVSAVTGYWQAKGVNLDGFRPRDGSGLSTVGAMTADNMTSFLMAMTREGTYPAFYASIPVVGQSGTVRGLAKGTKAAGNVRAKSGTIEGVRAYAGYFTAKDGSLMSFSLMINKYQEGKYAALTPQIERLFVLLTGL; encoded by the coding sequence TTGCGTCGTTCGTCTACCCTGATCCGTCTGTTACCCGTGCTGCTGGGCCTGCTCAGCAGTTACTTCCTGCACGCCGATGCCGTTACGCTGCTGGCGGGGCGGGCGCCCCAGCTGGCCAACAGCGCGGTCTACACCCTGCCCCCACCCGACTCCGCCGCGCTGCAACGCCTGCGCGACTGGGCCGAAAGCCTGCAACGGGGGCCGCTGGTGCAGAATGGGACCGTGGCCCTGTCGGTTCGGCGGATCAGCGACGGGTTGTGTGTCTTTGGGCAAAACGAGTTCCGTAGCCTCCCCACCGCCTCCACGCTGAAGCTCGTTTCGACGGGTACGGCCCTGGCTACATTGGGCAGCACCTTCACCTACAGCACCTTTCTCGAATACGACGGCACGCTCAAAGACAGCGTTCTGACGGGTAATCTGTACCTGCGCGGCACCGGTGACCCCTCCCTGGCCAGCGGTCGGTTTACGGGCTACCCGGCCTGGGTGGCCTTCCTGCGCGACGTGTCGAACCGGGTGCGGCAGGCGGGGATCCGGCGCATCGACGGCGCAATCATCGGCGACGCCAGCTTTTTTGACGGCCAGCCCATACCCGACACCTGGCCCTTTGGCGATCTGGGCAATTATTACGGAGCGGGCCTGTTTGGGCTGAACTTCAACGAGAACCTGTACCGGGTGGTATTCAAGCCGGGGACTACGGTCGACGCACCGGCCCCCGTCCTGCGCACCGACCCCGCCCTCCCCTACCTCAGCCTGAACAACCGCGTATCCACGGGCCCCGCTGGCTCTGGCGACGAGGTCGATATCTACGGCGTACCGTTCCAGAATACGGCGACGCTCGAAGGCACGGTGCCACCCAACCTATCCGGGGCAGTACCTGAGTTTGCCGTGAAAGGCGCCATGCCCGACCCCGCTTACTTCGTGGCTTATGCGCTGACCGAGCAACTCCGGCGCGACAGCATCCGCGTGTCGGGTACGCCTACCTCCTACCGCCTGGGTACGTTGCCTGCGGAACTACTGGCGGCCAATACGGCGGCCCAACCCGTCTCCACGCCCGTCGCCTATACACCGGGGCCGTTTGTGTCGGCAACGGGCAGCACATCGGCAACAACTGCCAGCCGCACGGAAGTGTATCGGTACACGTCGCCACCGCTCAGCGATCTGGTCCGCGAGACTAATTTCCAGAGCATTAACCTCTACGCCGAAGCGCTGCTGCGGTCGGCGGCGCGGCAGATCAAACAGCGGCCTACTACCTGGCCCGAGTCGGTGTCGGCCGTTACGGGCTACTGGCAGGCCAAGGGTGTCAATCTGGATGGTTTCCGCCCGCGCGACGGCAGCGGCCTCTCGACGGTGGGGGCGATGACCGCCGACAACATGACGAGCTTTCTGATGGCCATGACCCGCGAGGGAACGTACCCAGCCTTCTATGCCAGCATTCCGGTGGTGGGGCAGAGCGGCACGGTACGTGGGCTGGCCAAAGGCACCAAAGCGGCCGGCAACGTGCGGGCCAAAAGCGGCACCATCGAGGGCGTCCGGGCCTACGCGGGCTATTTCACGGCCAAAGACGGGAGCCTGATGAGCTTCTCGCTCATGATCAACAAATACCAGGAAGGCAAATACGCCGCCCTCACCCCCCAGATCGAGCGGTTGTTTGTGTTGCTGACGGGGCTGTAG
- a CDS encoding MBL fold metallo-hydrolase RNA specificity domain-containing protein, translated as MKLTFWGAAQQVTGSMYLLELDEDYRILIDCGSDLERSTNGQTPPIDQPTTGFFPFEASSINVVLLTHAHIDHSGNLPNLYREGYEGQILCTEPTYALTNILLQDAASLNSKRINELNGSKKKRVRDKQSQMLKDLFLEKQVRESMESVVPIQFGRKFRLTDSCSVTFIPAGHLLGAAHIVVDVFENGQKKSICFSGDIGRKNYPLLVDPATVPPVDYLVCESTYGNRLHVDQMSPEDALADVIKRTCIDIPGRLIIPSFSVGRTQSLLYTLNRLYTERGFQPIKVFSDSPMGLESTKVYQKNIRQLSKEAREFYEENETIFDFDNFEFLESTKASKAVSDYNEPCIIISSSGMVQGGRVEYHVAANIENPYCTILIIGYCAEGTLGWRLLNGQPTLTIKGEEKQVMANIERIDVFSGHGDRDDLLNFVRMQSPEQLKNVFLVHGETSSMEAFRGTLAEAGYTHVEIPAKGQSYEL; from the coding sequence ATGAAATTAACATTTTGGGGAGCCGCCCAGCAGGTAACGGGTAGTATGTACCTACTGGAACTGGACGAGGATTACCGGATCCTGATCGACTGTGGGTCTGATCTGGAACGGTCTACTAACGGCCAAACTCCCCCCATTGACCAACCTACTACTGGCTTCTTCCCATTCGAAGCTTCCAGTATCAATGTGGTGCTGCTCACACACGCACACATCGACCACTCTGGCAATCTGCCCAACCTCTATCGCGAGGGCTATGAAGGCCAGATTCTCTGCACCGAACCTACCTATGCGCTGACCAATATTCTGTTGCAGGATGCGGCCTCGCTCAACAGCAAACGCATCAACGAACTTAACGGTAGCAAGAAGAAGCGGGTACGCGACAAGCAATCGCAGATGCTGAAAGACCTGTTTCTGGAAAAGCAGGTGCGCGAAAGCATGGAAAGCGTCGTGCCCATTCAGTTTGGCCGCAAATTCCGCCTCACCGATTCGTGCAGCGTCACCTTCATCCCGGCCGGGCACTTGCTTGGCGCGGCCCATATTGTGGTCGACGTTTTCGAGAACGGGCAGAAGAAAAGCATCTGCTTCTCGGGCGACATTGGCCGCAAGAACTACCCGCTCCTGGTCGATCCGGCTACGGTGCCTCCTGTCGACTACCTCGTCTGCGAATCGACCTACGGCAATCGCCTGCACGTCGATCAGATGAGCCCGGAAGATGCCCTCGCCGATGTGATCAAACGGACCTGCATCGACATCCCGGGGCGGCTTATCATCCCGTCGTTCTCGGTGGGACGTACCCAGTCGCTTCTGTACACGCTCAACCGGCTCTACACCGAGCGCGGCTTTCAGCCCATCAAGGTGTTTTCGGATAGCCCCATGGGCCTGGAAAGCACCAAGGTGTATCAGAAGAACATCCGGCAGTTGAGCAAGGAGGCGCGGGAGTTTTACGAAGAAAACGAGACAATCTTCGACTTCGACAACTTCGAATTCCTGGAGTCGACCAAAGCGAGTAAGGCCGTCAGCGATTACAACGAGCCGTGCATCATTATTTCGTCGTCGGGCATGGTGCAGGGCGGGCGCGTGGAATACCACGTAGCCGCCAACATCGAAAACCCGTACTGCACAATCCTGATTATCGGATACTGCGCCGAAGGCACGCTCGGCTGGCGACTGCTCAATGGGCAGCCTACGCTGACGATCAAAGGCGAGGAGAAGCAGGTGATGGCCAACATCGAGCGCATCGACGTATTCAGTGGCCACGGCGACCGCGACGATCTGCTAAACTTCGTGCGGATGCAATCGCCCGAGCAGTTGAAGAATGTATTTTTGGTGCACGGAGAAACCAGCAGCATGGAGGCCTTCCGGGGCACGCTTGCCGAAGCTGGTTATACCCATGTTGAAATCCCCGCCAAGGGGCAGAGTTATGAACTTTAA
- a CDS encoding acetyl-CoA carboxylase carboxyltransferase subunit alpha has product MRTYLDFEKPLADLEGRLDELKRLGETSKVDVTEAIASLEESIAKLRAELFNNLTRWQRVQLSRHPDRPYTLDYIERMCDQFIELHGDRTVRDDPAMVGGFAEIDGQTIMIIGQQKGRNTKQRQQRNFGMPNPEGYRKALRLMKMAEKFNKPIVTLIDTPGAFPGLEAEERGQGEAIARNLKEMFMLKVPVICIVIGEGASGGALGIAIGDRVMMLENTWYSVISPENCSTILWRSWNYKEQAAEAMKLTAADMQSFRLVDGIIDEPTGGAHADHAAMAQILKDTILNTIAELNTLTADERIDQRIEKFCSMGVVIE; this is encoded by the coding sequence ATGAGAACTTATCTCGACTTTGAGAAGCCGCTGGCTGATCTGGAAGGCCGGTTAGACGAACTGAAGCGGCTGGGTGAAACCAGCAAAGTGGATGTGACGGAAGCCATTGCGTCGCTGGAAGAAAGCATCGCCAAGCTGCGGGCCGAACTGTTTAACAACCTCACCCGCTGGCAGCGGGTGCAACTCTCGCGCCATCCCGACCGCCCCTACACGCTCGATTATATTGAGCGCATGTGCGATCAGTTTATCGAATTGCACGGCGACCGCACCGTGCGCGACGATCCGGCGATGGTGGGTGGTTTCGCCGAAATAGATGGCCAGACCATCATGATCATCGGGCAGCAGAAAGGGCGCAACACCAAGCAACGGCAGCAGCGGAATTTCGGCATGCCCAACCCCGAGGGCTACCGCAAGGCCCTGCGACTGATGAAAATGGCCGAGAAGTTCAACAAGCCCATCGTTACGCTGATCGATACGCCGGGTGCGTTTCCGGGCCTCGAAGCTGAAGAACGGGGACAGGGCGAGGCCATCGCCCGCAACCTCAAGGAAATGTTTATGCTGAAGGTGCCGGTGATCTGCATCGTCATCGGCGAAGGCGCTTCGGGCGGGGCGCTGGGCATTGCCATCGGCGACCGCGTGATGATGCTCGAAAACACCTGGTACTCGGTTATTTCCCCCGAAAACTGCTCGACGATCCTCTGGCGGAGCTGGAATTACAAAGAACAGGCGGCCGAAGCCATGAAGCTGACCGCTGCCGACATGCAATCGTTCCGCCTGGTCGACGGCATCATCGACGAACCTACGGGCGGCGCCCACGCCGACCACGCGGCGATGGCACAGATCCTTAAAGACACGATCCTCAACACCATCGCCGAACTCAACACCCTGACCGCCGACGAGCGTATCGATCAGCGCATCGAGAAATTCTGCTCGATGGGGGTGGTGATTGAGTAA
- a CDS encoding carbonic anhydrase, protein MNRIFPATVGLLLLAAMGCSKTAPDDATPAPTDWNYEQTNWRSEGAPACAGQAMSPIDIDTTETRKGSLPALTFSYQSMPLQVLDDGHTIEVLGDGKNAISYNGVTYLLKQFHVHRGSEHTLNGKAAPMELHLVNQDERTGAIIVLGVFLTNGPQNAVLQQVLANLPTTQDQPNVVAGVSINPADLLPQNKAYYTYADSPMSASCTQQQDWFIFKNPVAISAGQEGAFAQKYPKNNRPIQALGNREVREN, encoded by the coding sequence ATGAACCGGATTTTCCCCGCCACCGTCGGGCTGCTTTTGCTCGCGGCTATGGGCTGCTCTAAAACGGCACCCGACGACGCAACACCCGCCCCTACCGACTGGAATTACGAACAAACCAACTGGCGATCGGAAGGGGCTCCGGCCTGCGCCGGACAGGCAATGTCGCCCATCGACATCGACACGACCGAAACCCGGAAGGGGAGCCTGCCTGCGCTGACGTTTAGTTACCAGTCGATGCCCTTGCAGGTGCTCGACGACGGCCACACCATCGAGGTGCTGGGTGATGGCAAAAACGCGATTAGCTATAATGGGGTAACGTACCTGCTGAAGCAGTTTCACGTTCACCGGGGCAGCGAGCACACCCTCAACGGAAAGGCCGCTCCGATGGAGTTGCATCTGGTTAATCAGGATGAACGAACGGGCGCGATTATCGTGCTAGGCGTTTTTCTGACGAATGGCCCACAAAATGCCGTTCTGCAACAAGTGCTCGCCAACCTGCCCACGACGCAGGATCAACCCAACGTGGTGGCGGGCGTCAGCATCAACCCTGCCGATTTATTACCCCAGAATAAGGCTTATTACACCTATGCTGACTCGCCCATGTCGGCAAGCTGTACCCAGCAGCAGGACTGGTTTATTTTCAAGAACCCGGTCGCTATTTCTGCCGGACAGGAGGGTGCATTCGCCCAGAAATACCCGAAGAACAATCGGCCCATCCAAGCATTGGGCAACCGCGAGGTGCGGGAAAATTGA
- a CDS encoding YfiT family bacillithiol transferase — MTDPRQFPIGPWSGQTDFSAAEITERIALLRELPRQYRQLTETLTDEALQRTYRPGSWTIRQVVHHVADTHQWHYFRIKHALTQPEVVPGILSSVGDWAQQPDGHDAPVAYSLALLEGLHARLAYLFERLPETERQRAYYHPFRQLNVSLASALDMVAWHGQHHLAHIKLALTS; from the coding sequence ATGACAGATCCCCGTCAATTTCCCATTGGCCCCTGGAGCGGGCAAACCGACTTTTCCGCGGCTGAAATCACCGAGCGCATCGCCCTGCTACGCGAGTTACCGCGGCAGTATCGCCAACTGACCGAAACCCTGACCGATGAGGCGCTGCAACGTACCTACCGGCCGGGAAGCTGGACCATCCGGCAGGTGGTGCACCATGTCGCTGATACGCATCAGTGGCATTATTTCCGCATCAAACACGCGCTAACACAACCCGAGGTAGTGCCTGGCATACTGAGTTCGGTCGGCGATTGGGCCCAACAGCCCGACGGTCACGACGCGCCGGTCGCTTACTCACTGGCGCTCCTGGAAGGCCTGCATGCGCGCCTGGCCTACCTGTTTGAACGCCTGCCCGAAACCGAGCGGCAACGGGCTTATTATCACCCGTTCCGTCAGCTCAATGTCTCGCTCGCTTCAGCGCTGGATATGGTTGCGTGGCACGGTCAACATCACCTCGCCCATATCAAGCTGGCACTAACGAGCTAG
- a CDS encoding DMT family transporter — translation MAWLFLALAALCQTVWTFSLKFADFKALASFQFSLPVVGPVLLNVVSGLVNVFFLNQAFRYVPITTAFGIWTALTLIFIKLADVVVYKAPWSAGELFFIGLLAVAIVGLKWVGSGNA, via the coding sequence ATGGCCTGGTTGTTTTTGGCGCTGGCGGCTCTCTGCCAGACGGTGTGGACATTTTCGCTCAAATTCGCTGATTTCAAAGCGCTGGCGTCGTTTCAGTTCTCGCTGCCCGTGGTCGGTCCGGTGCTGCTCAACGTGGTGTCGGGGCTGGTCAACGTCTTTTTTCTGAATCAGGCCTTCCGGTACGTACCCATCACCACAGCCTTTGGCATCTGGACGGCCCTGACGCTGATCTTTATCAAACTAGCCGACGTAGTTGTCTACAAGGCGCCGTGGTCGGCGGGCGAGTTATTTTTCATCGGGCTGTTGGCCGTTGCCATTGTCGGCTTAAAATGGGTAGGCAGCGGAAACGCCTGA
- the sufB gene encoding Fe-S cluster assembly protein SufB, whose amino-acid sequence MSKEVELLESITNAEYKYGFETLIEADEAPKGLNEDIVRFISAKKNEPEWLLEWRLNAFRLWQTMEEPHWPNVKYPRIDYQDIKYYSAPKQQKTVGSLDEIDPELRRTFERLGISLSEQKRLSGVIDEPVDANGNPIERPQVAVDAVMDSVSVATTFKKELAAKGIIFSSISEAVHEHPELVKKYLGSVIPAKDNYFAALNAAVFSDGSFCYIPKGVRCPMELSTYFRINAAGTGQFERTLIVADEGSYVSYLEGCTAPMRDENQLHAACVELIAQDNAEIKYSTVQNWYPGDKEGRGGIYNFVTKRGICGTNAKISWTQVETGSSITWKYPSVILKGDNSIGEFYSVAVTNNMQQADTGTKMIHIGKNTKSRIVSKGISAGKSQNSYRGLVEVMKRAEGARNFSQCDSLLLGDKCGAHTFPYIEVKNPTATVEHEATTSKIGEDQLFYCNQRGIPTEQAVALIINGYAKEVLNQLPMEFAVEAQKLLEISLEGSVG is encoded by the coding sequence ATGAGCAAAGAAGTTGAACTCTTAGAGAGCATCACCAACGCCGAGTACAAGTACGGGTTTGAGACCCTAATTGAAGCGGATGAAGCTCCCAAAGGGCTGAACGAAGATATTGTACGCTTCATCTCCGCGAAGAAAAACGAACCCGAATGGCTGCTCGAGTGGCGCCTGAACGCGTTTCGCTTGTGGCAGACGATGGAGGAACCGCATTGGCCGAACGTCAAATACCCGAGAATCGATTACCAGGACATCAAGTACTACTCGGCACCGAAGCAGCAGAAGACGGTTGGTTCGCTCGACGAAATCGACCCCGAACTGCGCCGGACGTTTGAGCGGCTGGGTATTTCGCTGTCGGAACAGAAGCGCCTTTCCGGGGTGATCGACGAACCCGTCGATGCGAATGGTAACCCTATCGAGCGCCCGCAGGTGGCCGTCGACGCCGTGATGGACTCGGTATCGGTCGCTACGACGTTCAAAAAGGAACTGGCCGCCAAAGGCATTATTTTCTCGTCGATTTCGGAAGCCGTTCACGAGCATCCCGAACTGGTGAAGAAATACCTCGGCTCGGTGATTCCGGCGAAAGACAACTACTTCGCCGCGCTCAACGCCGCCGTTTTCTCGGATGGTTCGTTCTGCTACATCCCCAAAGGAGTACGTTGCCCGATGGAACTGTCGACCTACTTCCGCATCAACGCGGCGGGCACGGGGCAGTTTGAACGGACGCTGATCGTGGCCGACGAAGGCAGCTACGTAAGTTACCTCGAAGGGTGTACGGCCCCCATGCGCGACGAAAATCAGCTTCACGCCGCCTGCGTTGAACTGATCGCGCAGGACAATGCCGAAATCAAGTACTCGACGGTGCAGAACTGGTACCCCGGCGACAAAGAAGGCCGTGGCGGTATCTACAACTTCGTGACCAAGCGCGGTATTTGTGGCACCAACGCCAAAATATCGTGGACGCAGGTTGAAACCGGCTCGTCGATCACCTGGAAGTACCCTTCGGTGATTCTAAAAGGCGACAATTCGATCGGTGAGTTCTATTCGGTGGCTGTTACCAACAACATGCAGCAGGCTGATACGGGTACCAAAATGATCCACATCGGCAAGAACACCAAGAGCCGGATCGTGTCGAAAGGGATTTCGGCGGGTAAAAGCCAAAACTCGTACCGGGGTTTGGTGGAAGTGATGAAACGCGCCGAAGGAGCCCGCAACTTCTCCCAGTGCGACTCGCTGTTGCTGGGCGATAAGTGCGGTGCGCATACGTTCCCGTACATCGAGGTGAAAAACCCCACCGCCACCGTCGAGCACGAAGCCACAACCTCGAAGATTGGTGAAGATCAATTATTCTACTGCAATCAGCGTGGTATCCCCACTGAGCAGGCGGTTGCGTTGATCATCAACGGCTACGCTAAAGAAGTGCTCAACCAGCTCCCGATGGAGTTTGCCGTTGAAGCCCAGAAGCTGCTCGAAATCAGCCTCGAAGGATCAGTTGGATAG
- a CDS encoding helix-turn-helix domain-containing protein, producing the protein MLFSFTATPDFDFMTYFARHIQATVQHGLLVIPDSLGQGYIRKVTFGQDFKITIHRYVLKEDFVLKRTASGQGNDLITLFFYSNEQALEIAYNDDPQVLFSQRDESAIQVTSNDLSSTIRFPAHQQIHYVVVAITPARLTELLAVSEPNSVLQTITGSGNSFLFFERMEAQTKLLLKNLAAVDMTDRLSQFYMQIKVQELLYLVFHKLSLRENTAHQTINSADVERLLHIRNEVIRDLSVPPVIRDLAQVAAMSETKLKQLFKQTFGATIYNYYQQARMEEAAFLLKQGKHAVGEVGYELGFSNLSHFSRVFEKHYGLNPKRYSYS; encoded by the coding sequence ATGCTATTCAGCTTTACGGCAACACCCGACTTTGATTTCATGACGTACTTTGCCCGGCACATCCAGGCAACGGTACAGCATGGGCTGCTCGTGATACCTGATTCGCTAGGGCAGGGATACATCCGTAAAGTAACCTTCGGGCAGGATTTCAAGATTACGATACACCGTTACGTGCTCAAGGAGGATTTCGTCCTCAAACGCACTGCCTCCGGGCAGGGAAACGACCTGATCACCCTCTTTTTTTACAGCAACGAGCAAGCCCTCGAGATCGCCTATAATGATGATCCGCAGGTGCTGTTCTCGCAGCGTGATGAGTCGGCCATTCAGGTGACGTCCAACGACCTCAGCTCGACCATTCGTTTCCCCGCCCATCAACAGATTCACTATGTGGTGGTGGCCATAACGCCCGCCCGGTTAACCGAACTGCTGGCTGTCAGCGAGCCTAACTCGGTCCTGCAAACCATTACCGGTAGTGGCAATTCCTTTCTGTTCTTCGAGCGTATGGAAGCGCAGACCAAGTTACTGCTGAAGAACCTGGCCGCCGTCGACATGACGGATCGCCTGAGTCAGTTCTACATGCAGATCAAGGTACAGGAATTGCTCTACCTGGTTTTTCACAAATTGTCGTTGCGGGAAAACACGGCCCACCAAACCATCAACAGCGCCGATGTGGAGCGCCTTTTGCACATACGCAATGAGGTCATCCGCGACCTGAGCGTCCCGCCTGTCATCCGCGACCTGGCGCAGGTAGCTGCTATGAGTGAGACCAAGCTCAAGCAGCTTTTCAAGCAAACGTTTGGCGCCACGATCTACAATTATTACCAGCAGGCCCGGATGGAAGAAGCCGCCTTTCTGCTGAAACAAGGCAAACATGCTGTCGGTGAGGTAGGCTACGAGCTGGGCTTTTCCAACCTGAGCCATTTCAGCCGGGTGTTCGAGAAGCATTACGGGCTCAACCCCAAGCGGTACTCGTATTCGTAG
- a CDS encoding cupin domain-containing protein yields the protein METQKKQPITIGPGAGESVSVGGSTYRILVSGNDTAGAFATIDMLVPPGGGPGPHAHADFDESFYVIDGEIDVKSELGNYVATKGSFITIPKGGVVHGFKNKTNQTAHLLCTVVPAGLEMLFEEIGQPVAHGQFLPPPVLDAPTIKRLQGIAEKHGQQVFPPDYLG from the coding sequence ATGGAAACTCAAAAAAAGCAGCCTATCACGATAGGCCCCGGCGCAGGCGAGAGTGTTTCGGTAGGCGGTAGCACGTACCGAATTCTGGTTAGCGGTAACGATACCGCGGGCGCGTTCGCCACCATTGACATGCTCGTTCCACCCGGCGGCGGCCCCGGACCACATGCTCATGCGGATTTTGACGAATCGTTTTACGTGATCGACGGCGAAATTGACGTCAAATCCGAGCTTGGCAACTACGTAGCGACCAAAGGGTCATTTATCACCATCCCCAAAGGGGGCGTGGTGCACGGCTTCAAGAACAAGACCAACCAAACGGCGCATCTGTTGTGCACGGTGGTACCGGCCGGCCTGGAAATGTTGTTCGAGGAAATTGGCCAACCCGTTGCGCACGGGCAGTTTTTGCCCCCGCCCGTGCTGGATGCGCCTACCATAAAACGACTCCAGGGAATTGCCGAAAAACACGGGCAACAGGTCTTCCCGCCCGACTACCTGGGGTAA
- a CDS encoding NAD(P)-dependent alcohol dehydrogenase, translated as MRQVMYSQFGDESVLQLTEQAVPSIEKDQLLIRVKAVSINPLDWKVYGGEMTLMSGSKFPKSVGIDFAGLVEQTGSAITQYTVGDPVMGLLDAFKGGALADYIVVKATDVAPKPANTSFEQAAALPVTGLSAIQIIDQLAAVKANQEVLINGATGGVGVFAVQIAKKRGARVTAVVSTKGVAAVTAWGADTVIDYTKQRLDQLNQRFDVVIDLSTKLPFAEAKRLMKPRAVFVSTLPSPVSLLSSFVNNLFSGKKHKILILKPTATGFSTLTKLAEDGLQIVLDKTYALANVQEAYREARRGKGIGKSVIVMD; from the coding sequence ATGAGACAAGTAATGTATAGCCAATTTGGCGATGAAAGCGTGCTCCAACTGACCGAGCAGGCAGTACCCAGTATCGAGAAAGATCAACTGCTGATCCGGGTAAAAGCAGTTTCCATCAACCCACTGGATTGGAAAGTATATGGCGGCGAAATGACATTGATGTCGGGGTCCAAATTTCCGAAATCGGTAGGCATCGATTTCGCGGGTCTGGTCGAACAAACTGGCAGCGCGATCACGCAGTATACGGTTGGTGACCCGGTCATGGGCTTACTAGACGCCTTCAAAGGCGGGGCCCTGGCCGATTATATTGTTGTAAAAGCGACCGATGTGGCACCGAAACCGGCAAATACCTCCTTTGAGCAGGCCGCCGCCCTGCCTGTAACCGGGCTATCGGCCATCCAGATCATTGATCAACTGGCTGCCGTCAAGGCTAATCAGGAGGTGTTGATCAACGGCGCTACCGGCGGGGTTGGCGTATTTGCCGTGCAGATCGCCAAAAAACGCGGCGCCAGGGTCACGGCGGTTGTCAGCACGAAAGGCGTTGCGGCGGTAACGGCATGGGGGGCGGACACCGTAATCGACTATACGAAGCAGCGCCTCGACCAGCTAAATCAGCGGTTCGACGTGGTTATCGACCTGTCTACGAAGCTTCCCTTCGCGGAGGCCAAGCGCCTGATGAAACCCCGGGCCGTTTTTGTCAGCACGCTTCCTTCGCCAGTGTCGTTGCTGTCTTCGTTTGTCAACAACCTGTTTTCCGGGAAAAAACACAAGATTCTGATCTTGAAACCCACCGCTACCGGTTTTTCTACGCTCACGAAGCTGGCTGAAGACGGCCTACAGATTGTGCTGGACAAGACCTACGCACTCGCCAACGTTCAGGAAGCCTACAGGGAAGCTCGTCGGGGTAAAGGGATTGGGAAATCGGTGATTGTTATGGACTAA